TCaaatcgaacacgagctggatcgCGAATAgcaagctggattgccacccctagctTCATGTAGCCTACAAAATCAACTGCCAATAACGACAGCAAAGCATAGTGCAGCACCGACTAGAAAGATATTAGTCCCAAGAGAATCGTCCTTCATCTAGTCCCAAGAGAATCCTCCTTTATCCTGAGCGTATCATATTTGTGCGATAGATAAAAATCCACGACGCCTTAGCGGAGGATGCGCGTGCGTGGGTAGGAGCAAGCGGAGGAACAAAAATGCTGGCGACGATGGAGTCCCCGTTGGCAATAGGATTCCGTTATACAGAGTGCAGTCCgtcttcctcctctcccctcATCCTCGTCTTTCAGGGGCAACAACGTCTGCCCGCTAATCTGCTGTTTGCCAATTAATGCAGGCTGCCGCACCTCGGCCTTACGGAACTGCTTACCCTCTTCCGACGCTGCCGCTGTCTCTCAGCACGTCCACGCCGGAGGCCGCAGCAGTCTTCACCGGCTAGGGCACGGCAGCAGCGCGAGGTTTCTTGGAAGGGGGCTGTCGGACGGCTCTTGGTATAAACTTCATCCCTCTTTCCTTCTATCTTCTCCCCCGCTCTGATTCAGTCTCTTTAACTCAACCCCCTGGCCTTCTTGCTGGAATTGCGTTCGTCAGGAATAATATTCTCCGTCGGACTGCAGTGTCCTCCCGGAACGATTTGCTTTCAAGCAGGGCTCATTCTGTACCGGAGAATGCGGACGCAAGAAGTCGGTACCATCCTTTCGAGGAAATAGAAGAGTCAGCGCCCACGGAAAATGGCGAGAGTCCACGCCTCTCCGATGCTGAAATTGCTAGAACAATAATAGAGGTATACTCATATTATTGTAAATTTGATCAGCTAGCTAGTAGTGAAGGCAGCAGCAGGGGAGTGATTGAGATGCATTATCCGGGTTATAGATGAGCAGCAAATTTACGATGATTAGATAATGCTCTCAAAGAAACACAGTTTGTTTGGACTGTCTATAAAGCCTACAGTTTGAACTTCTAATATGATTGGCACTTAAAAGTATGGGTTTTGCAGTCCCAGTACAGGTTTCGATTAACTTCTTTCTTACCCTGCTTGTCATTCTTACACCCCAGATTGTTAGAACTGACGGCCAACTTACTTTTGTGCTTTTCTCCATAAGAAAGCTAAGGCCTCGTTTTGTATTGTTGCCATTTTTCTGCTTTTTTAGATAGAATCTCTACATGAAATAGTGTCGAAAGGGACGAATGGTTTGCTTGCAATCGTATCCAGTCTGTAGCTGTTTCTCTAGGAAGAGACTCGGATTTTGGGAAGAGACTCGGATTTTCCGTGTAATCATTTGAATTCAGGAGaaatgttctaaaattcatatggATTTCCTCTTTAGATAGATTGTTAAGGTATTATTGCTCTGTTCTTGCATCTGAATGGTCCGCCGTGCTGATTTTTGAGGCTCAAACTCATTTCGGATGGCTATTTGTTACTTACAAAACATATTACATGCCTAAACTCCAAGCAGAGGAGTGATTTGCTGCAAAGCTAAAATCAGTTAAACTAAGAGACTGGAGTAATGTAAATATGCAATAGCTAGTGCTTTATTTTGGTGCTTCCTTTTGATGACATTTTGAAAGAGGTGCATCTACAAAGTAGGGGTTCGTTTCTCCTTTGTGTTTGTCTCATCTTGGATGCTACTTGTTTGCTAGTTTGTTCTTCGAAGTTACCCTAATATTTTCCAAATAGGGCTTGGAGTGCCACTTTAACATAGGGTCCTCTATGCCTGAAAGATAAAGTGAACTTGCAACTTTGTCTTTAGCCTGATAATGATTTTGTTGGTTTATGGCTTGTCTCAGAACCATGAAGTGCACAACCTAGTTGGGAACacataaatcaccaaatatcatttctattttattttcttacttCTATCACAAAATTCAAgtcaattgaaaattttatagggcAATCTAGCCCTTTTTTTACTTGCTCGTAGGCTAATATGTAAGGAGCCAGAGTCTCAAGGCCCAATTTGTGAAACACGCAAACAAAGATCGAACCCCCAACCTCTAAGACGGCAACACTAGTAACAACCACTAGGCTAGCTGCTACCGCAGTTATCATTAATAAACTTATTTATACCAACTTAATACCAATAAGACAAGATGTtactaaaattgtaaaaatcaaattttgtataactaatattattattccTTCTAATAGTACATTTAGTAAAGTATTATAATTATCTAACTATCCAAGACATCGAAAGAAACGAAACTATGATAGAAGGGCTAGATTGCTAACGTGGGTTCATTGTcaatgtgtgtgtgtttgtatgCCTCCCATGAAGGGCTTGTGTAAATCTAACTTGGCTCAATTTCCTTACTGTATGGTCCTGCCTCAATCTAGATGTGAATCATATTTATAGAATTTCATTCTAGGCTCAAATTCACATGCAAGTGTAGCATGTTCATGCCTTGTTTATGAAGAGGCTAATCCTATGCGATTATTAGGCCTTCACAACTCATTGACACCTTGTTTCAGTACTTATATAATCCTTCTTATAATCCATGACTGATTCTCATTGTTTGAGCACGCTGGTTTAAGTTGCCTTCTGATGTCCATTCTACATTCAGGTGAACAACAAAGCGACCTTAGTGTTTACAGGGTTTATTGACAATGATATCCAAGAGAACATCATTTGGTCTGATTTACCCTATTTAACTGATGAGCATGGAGGTATGCAGAAAAAATATATTCGATCGTTCATGTTTTAATGTCATATCTTGTGGAAAATActcttattttttctcttgaagTTGCTATATGGCAATATGGTCAGATATTTACTTTGAAGTGAGCAATGATGAAGGCCCTCTGCACACTTTGATAGCTGATGATAAAATAGTGGTATTGAATGTTCAGATTTTCATTTACATTCTTGAactccaaaatataaattttgaatacttCTGTTGTTGGTGCAGCAAGTTGTGATAGGCATAGATAGTGCAGAGATGCTTACAGAGATTGAAGTATCAGCACCttcagattttgattttggtctAGAAGATGTTTCGAGTGAGGAAAGTGACACTGATGATGACTATGAAATGGTAAAGAATAGCCTGACTCAAAATTTACTGTTTTCCTCAGGACCGGTGGCAGAATTGTGCATAATGTCTAGCGTTTCTAGCAGGATGAGGTGACCATtcttgaagaagaagatgatgatggtgttTTTGATGAAATGCTAAATGACTGGGCGAACCTTGAAACTGTTAATTCTTGCCATCCGATGTATTTTGCAAAGAAAATTGCAGAGGTATGTAGTCCTTTTTATACATTTGATGTTGGTCGAACATTATCTTCCAGACTCGTGGAAATTACATTGTAGTGAATTTCACCTCCAATtgtttgtcatttttttttctctgagaGTGCCACTCTTGTGCTATTCTGCATAAAGTTTTACCTGGATATTTTCTCTTGCTCAGGCTGTATCAAATACTAATGTTGATTGGATGGATCAGCCATCAGCTAGTATTCTTGTTCAGGGTCACCTTAGACCTGCGTTTGTTGAAGAAAGCACAATCAGTAAAAGAACTCCAAGCGGTAACTTCAGCAAGcgattaaattacaaaattctttTCGATGTTCATTTCATATAGTTCTAATGTTTCATCAGTTCAATTTCTGTAGTAGAACTTAATAAAGATCAGAGTATGCAAAGGGGATCTGCATTTTTCAAGCTGGAAATTTTGAACATTCAGATGGTCTCTGCTTATGGAAATCAGGCATGTCTTTAGTATTTTTGTCTTACTCTTTTATAAGGCTCGTTTGCTATTATGtccattttgtataaaaaaactCTTAAAAAAGCTGAAATGATCACGAAACTGGTTAAAGTTTGAATGTTTTCAAGTCAACTCTAATCGGCCTTTATCCAACACTAGATCGTGTTAGCCATATAAATCCTGGAAAGAAATTTGTGAGATCAATCATATAAATCCTTCCTTTGCTGTTCAAACAAGGTAATGCGGAAAGAGCTTAAGAAGGCCCAAAATAACATGGTTGAGAACAAATTGCAAAGTGAAAATAGCTCAAATAGGTTTATGATCATAATGTACCGAGCTAAGGGGATCCTATGCTATGATATTTACGCTTGTACCACTTAATGGAATCCTAGAGAAGCTGCACTTAAATAAGTTTTAGTATGTAGCTTGTTGGATTACTTTCTAAGGATCCTGTTCTAAACTTAAGTTGGATTTAGTTCCTGCTAGTTGGACTAGCTCTTATTTAATTACACTCTTCTTTACCCTCATCTTACCTTTTCTTCTGGTCTTCTTCGAATCTTTCTGCTTCCGAATTGTTACGGTTAGCTTCGGGGTTTTCGGGCTACTAGGCCTACAAAACTTTTTTACTATAGAAGTAGAcatccaaaaattttatttgtataagtaggcctataaaagcggtgaatcattcactgtttCTAaaagcggaaaataaaatccaatgttaactaatatattttttacgtcTGAACTCCAAAAAATGTATTGTATCAaacacaaaataattttaatgctttgaagaaagcggtaaatgatttACCGCATTTAGAAAGCGGTAATTCATTCACCGCGTAGACCTAGTTTTGTAGATAAATCTTTTAGAGGAatgttataataattataatattttttgtctGTCAATAAAAATTATTCGTTAACTTTTCTAGTACATGTTCTTCGCATTCTCCTGTTATGGTGGTGGGCCTCCAACAAATACGTTCTATATACTTGTTATGGTAtccacaaaaagtaaaatagaaaagagaagagaggaagaagagaaatcaaaaaatttggtATGTTATCGTGGAAGCAAAACAAAATAACTTTATTGAAGAAAAGTTAACAACCACACTAGGATGCATGCATCCGTACGGTGGCGACCACTAATTAATTAGCGCCCGGCTCCGGCTTCAACTTAATTAATGTCGGCTTCATTAGCCACAATGATCCTGAcctctatttataactaattacacGAAATCCTACTATAATTTGATTTCATcttaatcataatttaaataacCAAATCTAATAATAGATAAGATCAAATAatctaatcctaatctaattgttCATTAGCATTATCTCTAACACTCCCCGATGATGCTAATGTTCTTCACACCGATCTTCTCTTGGCAAAATAAGAATTTCCAATGTTCGCGACTTTGTGAAAATATCAGCCATCTGCTCCTTGGTTGCGTAGTGTATCAACTCGAACCCCTCTCGTGCTTTTTCGATCATCAACTGAACCTGTCCAATCACTATTAgaacaaccaaaataaaaatcgtTAGGGTTAGTATGCCACAACCGGTGGTCTCTTGTTCCTTTTGAATATCTCAATCTTTTTCGCCTTATATATCCATTTAAATTCAATAACTTCTTTTTCTATAGGCGGTTCAACAAACTCGTAGGTATTATTTTTTCCTAACGCCGCAATTTCTTTATTCGTAGCCTTACACGAATCATTAGATTTTGCCGCCTTCTCGAAGGTTTGTGATTCTCCATATTGTGAATACATGCACTGTTCGTATAT
The nucleotide sequence above comes from Ananas comosus cultivar F153 linkage group 17, ASM154086v1, whole genome shotgun sequence. Encoded proteins:
- the LOC109723165 gene encoding uncharacterized protein At3g49140-like isoform X3; the protein is MLATMESPLAIGFRYTECSCRTSALRNCLPSSDAAAVSQHVHAGGRSSLHRLGHGSSARFLGRGLSDGSWNNILRRTAVSSRNDLLSSRAHSVPENADARSRYHPFEEIEESAPTENGESPRLSDAEIARTIIEVNNKATLVFTGFIDNDIQENIIWSDLPYLTDEHGDIYFEVSNDEGPLHTLIADDKIVQVVIGIDSAEMLTEIEVSAPSDFDFGLEDVSSEESDTDDDYEMQDEVTILEEEDDDGVFDEMLNDWANLETVNSCHPMYFAKKIAEAVSNTNVDWMDQPSASILVQGHLRPAFVEESTISKRTPSVELNKDQSMQRGSAFFKLEILNIQMVSAYGNQEAAVIGVDSLGFDLRVCSGTQVQTLRFAFNHQATSEFAAERQLHDLLFPKFHQKEQRQQAHQREG
- the LOC109723165 gene encoding uncharacterized protein At3g49140-like isoform X4 — encoded protein: MLATMESPLAIGFRYTECSCRTSALRNCLPSSDAAAVSQHVHAGGRSSLHRLGHGSSARFLGRGLSDGSWNNILRRTAVSSRNDLLSSRAHSVPENADARSRYHPFEEIEESAPTENGESPRLSDAEIARTIIEVNNKATLVFTGFIDNDIQENIIWSDLPYLTDEHGDIYFEVSNDEGPLHTLIADDKIVQVVIGIDSAEMLTEIEVSAPSDFDFGLEDVSSEESDTDDDYEMQDEVTILEEEDDDGVFDEMLNDWANLETVNSCHPMYFAKKIAEAVSNTNVDWMDQPSASILVQGHLRPAFVEESTISKRTPSELNKDQSMQRGSAFFKLEILNIQMVSAYGNQEAAVIGVDSLGFDLRVCSGTQVQTLRFAFNHQATSEFAAERQLHDLLFPKFHQKEQRQQAHQREG
- the LOC109723165 gene encoding uncharacterized protein At3g49140-like isoform X2, translating into MLATMESPLAIGFRYTECSCRTSALRNCLPSSDAAAVSQHVHAGGRSSLHRLGHGSSARFLGRGLSDGSWNNILRRTAVSSRNDLLSSRAHSVPENADARSRYHPFEEIEESAPTENGESPRLSDAEIARTIIEVNNKATLVFTGFIDNDIQENIIWSDLPYLTDEHGDIYFEVSNDEGPLHTLIADDKIVQVVIGIDSAEMLTEIEVSAPSDFDFGLEDVSSEESDTDDDYEMQDEVTILEEEDDDGVFDEMLNDWANLETVNSCHPMYFAKKIAEAVSNTNVDWMDQPSASILVQGHLRPAFVEESTISKRTPSELNKDQSMQRGSAFFKLEILNIQMVSAYGNQTVVKIQDFRKARPDVLAHSVANIISRLRAGGDKIMHALKLLCWRHKGMQVEEAAVIGVDSLGFDLRVCSGTQVQTLRFAFNHQATSEFAAERQLHDLLFPKFHQKEQRQQAHQREG
- the LOC109723165 gene encoding uncharacterized protein At3g49140-like isoform X1, encoding MLATMESPLAIGFRYTECSCRTSALRNCLPSSDAAAVSQHVHAGGRSSLHRLGHGSSARFLGRGLSDGSWNNILRRTAVSSRNDLLSSRAHSVPENADARSRYHPFEEIEESAPTENGESPRLSDAEIARTIIEVNNKATLVFTGFIDNDIQENIIWSDLPYLTDEHGDIYFEVSNDEGPLHTLIADDKIVQVVIGIDSAEMLTEIEVSAPSDFDFGLEDVSSEESDTDDDYEMQDEVTILEEEDDDGVFDEMLNDWANLETVNSCHPMYFAKKIAEAVSNTNVDWMDQPSASILVQGHLRPAFVEESTISKRTPSVELNKDQSMQRGSAFFKLEILNIQMVSAYGNQTVVKIQDFRKARPDVLAHSVANIISRLRAGGDKIMHALKLLCWRHKGMQVEEAAVIGVDSLGFDLRVCSGTQVQTLRFAFNHQATSEFAAERQLHDLLFPKFHQKEQRQQAHQREG